In a single window of the Kosmotoga arenicorallina S304 genome:
- a CDS encoding sugar 3,4-ketoisomerase has translation FVQFFREHYKKGCENMIGKIYGISIQTIKAKEGVLSVIESKNAKLFDFKRIYYIYGVPVGTVRGHHAHKVLKQILVCVYGAIEIMYNDGKKKGYTVLDNPSKGLYVGPGIWHTMKWLKDHSVLLVLASDYYDESDYIRNYDEFIRLVKEGYWK, from the coding sequence TTTTTGTCCAGTTTTTCAGGGAGCATTACAAAAAAGGGTGTGAAAATATGATTGGTAAAATTTATGGCATTTCAATACAAACAATTAAAGCAAAAGAAGGCGTATTATCTGTTATCGAGTCTAAAAATGCTAAACTTTTTGATTTTAAACGCATTTATTATATATATGGTGTACCTGTCGGGACTGTTCGTGGTCACCATGCCCACAAGGTTCTCAAGCAGATTCTTGTATGTGTCTATGGAGCTATTGAAATTATGTATAATGATGGCAAGAAGAAAGGATACACTGTTTTGGATAACCCTTCGAAAGGATTATATGTTGGTCCAGGAATTTGGCATACAATGAAATGGCTAAAGGACCATAGTGTACTTCTTGTTCTTGCTTCAGATTACTACGATGAATCAGATTACATAAGAAATTACGATGAATTCATTAGACTTGTTAAGGAGGGGTATTGGAAATGA
- the rfbB gene encoding dTDP-glucose 4,6-dehydratase encodes MKTILITGGAGFIGSNFVKYILKQENYRVIVLDALTYAGNLDNLKEYISKEKLFVPLKHTRLETVSFNLFGDVKPVFNASENIERLNFKLKEYQHITLHHNDFDRVIEDALNKHKLVFVFGSIDDPNIVRNLVSISDMVVNFSAETHVDRSILDPDRFIKTDVYGTYVLLEAAKKSDRFKKFLHISTDEVYGVAKDHSFTEKDPINPRNPYSASKAAADRLVYAYNQTYGLPVNIVRPSNNFGPFQYPEKLIPVMIIRALKNEYLPVYGDGKQVRDWLFVKDTVRAIHLVLEKGRIGEVYNIAGGNERENIWIVEKILEKLGKPKNLIKFVKDRPGHDIRYSLNDTKIRTELGYTPEWDFETNLEETIEWYVNNESWWRKILNNDKEYQEFMKKWYDER; translated from the coding sequence ATGAAAACTATTCTTATTACTGGTGGTGCCGGATTTATTGGTAGCAATTTCGTTAAGTACATTCTTAAACAAGAAAATTACAGAGTTATAGTTCTTGATGCACTTACATATGCGGGAAATCTTGATAATCTCAAGGAATACATTTCAAAGGAAAAACTTTTTGTCCCATTGAAACATACAAGGCTTGAAACAGTTTCTTTTAATCTTTTTGGTGATGTTAAACCCGTTTTTAATGCTTCAGAAAATATTGAAAGACTAAATTTCAAATTGAAAGAATATCAGCATATCACATTACATCATAATGATTTCGATAGAGTAATTGAAGACGCTTTAAATAAACATAAGCTGGTATTTGTTTTCGGAAGTATTGATGATCCCAATATCGTAAGAAATCTTGTAAGCATTTCTGATATGGTTGTCAATTTTTCAGCCGAGACTCATGTGGATAGATCTATCCTTGATCCTGACCGTTTTATAAAGACTGATGTATATGGTACTTATGTTCTTCTTGAAGCTGCCAAAAAAAGTGATAGGTTCAAGAAGTTTTTACATATCTCAACAGATGAAGTTTATGGTGTCGCAAAAGATCACAGTTTCACTGAAAAAGATCCTATAAATCCTAGAAATCCGTATTCAGCAAGTAAAGCAGCTGCCGATCGTCTTGTTTACGCGTACAATCAAACTTACGGTTTACCAGTTAATATTGTTCGTCCATCCAACAATTTTGGCCCCTTCCAATATCCAGAAAAACTGATTCCTGTGATGATTATAAGAGCTCTTAAAAATGAGTATCTACCCGTATATGGCGATGGAAAGCAAGTCAGAGACTGGCTTTTTGTCAAAGATACAGTAAGAGCTATTCATCTTGTCTTAGAAAAAGGAAGAATTGGGGAAGTTTATAATATAGCTGGCGGAAATGAACGTGAAAATATATGGATCGTAGAAAAAATACTTGAAAAATTGGGTAAACCCAAAAACTTAATAAAATTTGTTAAAGATAGACCGGGCCACGATATTAGATACTCGCTAAATGATACAAAAATCAGAACCGAGCTTGGATATACTCCAGAATGGGATTTTGAGACTAATTTAGAAGAGACAATAGAATGGTATGTGAACAATGAATCATGGTGGAGGAAGATACTAAATAACGACAAGGAATATCAAGAATTTATGAAAAAATGGTACGATGAACGATGA
- a CDS encoding DegT/DnrJ/EryC1/StrS family aminotransferase, whose product MNIHFNILKPQYLMFKEEYDKAVLEVLDSGWYILGKQVKRFEEEFAEYVGMKHCVGVNSGLDALILAIRALGIGKGDEVIAPANTYIASILGVTENGATPVFVEPDEFFNIDPSKIKAAITSKAKAILPVHLYGQPARMEEIMEIAREHNLYVVEDCAQAHGAIVNGRNIGTFGDINCFSFFPTKNLGAFGDAGAIVTNSEKLAEKVRMLRNYGSIKKYYHEIEGINSRLDELQAAVLRVKLRHINELEQERRIIAERYLTEIKNPLIELPKVSQNCKHVWHLFVIKCNQRDKLQAFLKDNGIDTKIHYPIPPHLSEAYQRLGYKKGDFPITEEYANTILSLPLYNGMTDEEINYVIGKLNEFRG is encoded by the coding sequence ATGAACATTCATTTCAATATATTGAAACCTCAATACTTGATGTTCAAGGAAGAATATGATAAAGCCGTTTTAGAAGTTCTTGATTCTGGATGGTATATTCTAGGGAAGCAAGTTAAACGCTTCGAAGAGGAATTTGCAGAATACGTTGGAATGAAACATTGTGTTGGGGTAAATTCTGGACTTGATGCTCTTATTCTTGCTATTCGAGCTTTGGGAATTGGCAAAGGGGATGAAGTGATTGCTCCAGCAAATACATATATTGCTTCTATTTTAGGAGTTACAGAAAATGGAGCAACTCCAGTGTTTGTAGAACCAGATGAGTTTTTCAACATTGACCCTTCAAAAATTAAGGCCGCAATAACTTCAAAGGCGAAAGCTATTCTTCCAGTCCACTTATATGGCCAACCGGCAAGAATGGAAGAAATTATGGAGATAGCTAGAGAACACAATTTATATGTCGTTGAAGATTGCGCTCAAGCGCATGGTGCGATTGTAAATGGAAGGAATATTGGAACATTTGGTGATATTAATTGTTTTAGTTTCTTCCCTACTAAAAACCTTGGTGCATTTGGAGATGCTGGAGCGATAGTAACCAATAGTGAGAAATTAGCTGAGAAGGTGAGGATGCTTAGGAATTATGGAAGTATAAAGAAATACTATCACGAGATAGAGGGGATTAATTCCAGACTTGACGAACTTCAAGCAGCTGTTTTGAGAGTAAAACTCAGACATATAAATGAACTTGAACAGGAAAGAAGAATAATAGCAGAACGTTATTTAACAGAGATAAAAAATCCATTAATTGAATTACCAAAGGTCTCACAGAACTGTAAGCATGTTTGGCATTTATTCGTGATTAAGTGCAATCAAAGAGACAAACTTCAAGCTTTTCTCAAAGATAATGGCATAGATACCAAGATACACTATCCGATTCCACCACATCTTTCCGAGGCTTATCAAAGACTTGGGTACAAAAAAGGAGATTTCCCAATTACCGAGGAATATGCTAATACTATACTCAGCCTGCCATTATACAACGGCATGACTGATGAGGAAATAAACTATGTGATAGGGAAGTTGAATGAATTTAGGGGGTGA
- a CDS encoding GNAT family N-acetyltransferase, protein MLLKTEKPEMILRQLEPEDIYNLYNWTNKPEIASFFVFSRLPGSIEKTKKFLNSQLEGDPNNIHLVIEKLEPKEFIGVISLKNINWIDRNAEYAIVITDKKNMGKGYAKAASLAILKYAFLTINLERVYLNVLSTNLRAINFYERIGFRKEGILRRHVFKEGEYVDLLWYGILKSECLELLSNGL, encoded by the coding sequence ATGCTTTTAAAAACTGAAAAACCTGAAATGATCCTTAGACAGCTAGAACCAGAAGACATTTACAACCTCTATAATTGGACTAACAAACCCGAAATTGCAAGCTTTTTCGTTTTTTCAAGACTTCCAGGTAGCATTGAGAAGACAAAGAAGTTCTTAAACTCTCAATTAGAAGGTGATCCAAATAATATTCATTTGGTAATAGAAAAGCTTGAGCCCAAAGAGTTCATTGGTGTGATTAGTTTAAAAAATATCAATTGGATAGATCGAAATGCTGAATATGCAATAGTCATCACTGACAAAAAAAACATGGGGAAAGGATATGCAAAAGCTGCCTCCTTAGCGATATTAAAGTATGCATTTTTAACAATCAACTTAGAAAGAGTATATCTCAATGTGCTATCAACCAATTTAAGAGCTATTAATTTCTATGAAAGGATTGGATTCAGGAAAGAGGGAATCTTGAGGAGACATGTTTTTAAAGAAGGAGAATATGTGGATCTATTATGGTATGGAATTTTAAAGAGTGAATGTTTAGAATTGCTCTCAAACGGGTTATAA
- a CDS encoding sugar phosphate nucleotidyltransferase, with product MKGVILAGGKGTRLYPLTKSLNKHLLPVGPEPMIYNPIRNMQACGIKDVLIITSTEHMGDMVNLLGSGSEFGLRFAYKVQDEAKGIADALRLAREFASNENMLVILGDNIFEKPIDYFVKNYNSIQKGKGARVLLVKVSNPQRFGVAALDERKVIEIQEKPENPKSNYAVVGAYIYDTRVFDIIDHIKPSARGEYEITSVNNKYIELGELEYDFVKGRWMDTGTFESYYLANKIMYENYFNKMGIEQS from the coding sequence GTGAAAGGGGTTATACTTGCTGGTGGAAAAGGAACCAGACTCTATCCTTTAACCAAATCTCTAAATAAACATCTTTTGCCAGTTGGACCAGAGCCAATGATTTATAACCCTATTAGAAATATGCAAGCATGTGGAATTAAGGATGTTCTTATTATAACTAGCACCGAGCACATGGGAGATATGGTAAACCTCCTTGGAAGCGGAAGTGAATTCGGTTTAAGATTTGCCTATAAAGTCCAGGATGAGGCAAAAGGGATTGCTGATGCACTTAGGCTCGCCAGAGAGTTTGCTAGTAACGAAAATATGCTCGTAATACTCGGAGATAATATTTTTGAGAAGCCAATTGATTATTTTGTGAAGAATTACAATTCAATTCAGAAGGGAAAGGGAGCAAGAGTACTACTTGTTAAAGTTTCCAATCCACAGCGATTTGGTGTGGCTGCTCTTGATGAGCGCAAGGTTATTGAAATTCAGGAGAAACCAGAGAATCCCAAAAGTAATTACGCAGTTGTTGGAGCCTATATATATGACACCAGAGTTTTCGATATTATCGATCATATAAAACCTTCTGCACGAGGAGAATACGAAATTACCAGTGTGAATAATAAGTACATCGAACTTGGGGAACTCGAGTATGACTTTGTTAAAGGCAGATGGATGGACACTGGTACCTTTGAATCTTATTACTTGGCCAACAAAATAATGTATGAAAACTACTTCAATAAGATGGGGATAGAACAATCGTAA
- a CDS encoding oligosaccharide flippase family protein gives MSRAKLFIENFLVYGLVGVIGKAIPLIMLPIITRLVPDTSIYGISDLLRVLVSFGSAFAVLGMYDAMFRMFFDDEDKDHKIAVCSSSLFVVLLSSTLTGLFIVIFSSELSKLLFSTDKYQIWIMLMGIQTTISSLGSIIMAPTRMQNKRRVFVIMNIVGPVISYSISVAFILLVDPLFGLIIGGFSSALFRLLVFWKLNYSWFSFKRINTRLIKDMMKIGVPLIPTFLIYWIFSSFDRIMISNMIGTSYNGIYAVGARMAQVSQLIYTGFVGGWSYFNYSTMKDKDHPEIVSMVFEYLGVISMLTIILIMPLIPLVFKILFTGDYVTGHVVTPYLFLSPLLLMLFQTSASQLLIVKKSYWVTISLAVGAGLNVVLNYFLIPILGIEGAAIATLLGYLSSVITVSVLASMKKLLKIHWKFLVVSGITTVFFLIKSLVKFKYNYTEHSVIYMSYGYFAFLQG, from the coding sequence ATGAGTAGGGCTAAGTTATTTATAGAAAATTTTCTTGTATATGGACTAGTTGGGGTTATCGGCAAAGCGATTCCTCTTATAATGCTCCCAATCATCACGAGACTTGTTCCTGATACCTCAATTTATGGTATTTCTGATCTTCTTCGTGTTTTGGTTTCTTTTGGGTCTGCATTTGCAGTTCTTGGGATGTATGACGCAATGTTCAGAATGTTCTTTGACGATGAAGACAAAGATCATAAGATTGCCGTTTGTTCGAGTTCACTTTTTGTGGTTTTACTTAGTAGTACTCTAACAGGACTTTTTATTGTAATTTTCAGCTCAGAGTTATCTAAATTGCTTTTCTCAACAGATAAATACCAAATCTGGATAATGCTAATGGGAATTCAAACTACAATAAGCTCACTTGGCTCTATAATTATGGCCCCTACAAGGATGCAAAATAAGCGTCGCGTGTTTGTAATTATGAATATTGTGGGGCCCGTAATAAGCTATAGCATTAGTGTTGCTTTTATACTACTAGTCGATCCTTTGTTTGGTCTTATAATTGGAGGATTTTCGAGTGCTCTTTTTAGATTACTAGTTTTTTGGAAACTCAATTATTCGTGGTTTAGTTTTAAACGCATCAATACTAGGCTGATAAAGGATATGATGAAAATAGGAGTTCCATTGATACCTACGTTTCTTATATACTGGATCTTTTCTTCATTTGATAGAATTATGATTTCAAATATGATTGGAACTTCATACAACGGAATTTACGCAGTAGGTGCCAGAATGGCCCAAGTGAGTCAATTGATATATACTGGCTTTGTTGGCGGATGGAGTTATTTCAATTATTCGACTATGAAAGATAAGGACCACCCAGAGATAGTTTCAATGGTATTTGAATATCTTGGTGTCATCTCCATGCTTACAATAATTCTGATAATGCCGTTGATTCCTTTAGTATTTAAAATTCTCTTTACAGGTGATTATGTAACAGGCCATGTTGTTACTCCTTACTTATTCCTCTCACCACTATTGTTGATGCTCTTTCAAACATCAGCCAGTCAGTTGTTGATAGTCAAAAAAAGCTATTGGGTAACCATATCTCTGGCGGTTGGAGCAGGACTAAATGTAGTGTTGAACTACTTTCTTATCCCTATTCTCGGTATTGAAGGAGCAGCGATTGCAACGCTTCTTGGCTATTTAAGTTCGGTTATAACAGTGTCTGTTTTGGCCTCTATGAAAAAGTTATTGAAAATACATTGGAAATTTCTGGTTGTTTCTGGAATAACTACTGTTTTTTTTCTTATCAAAAGTTTGGTTAAATTCAAATATAATTATACGGAGCATAGTGTCATTTATATGTCTTACGGTTATTTTGCTTTTTTACAAGGGTGA